The following coding sequences are from one Perognathus longimembris pacificus isolate PPM17 chromosome 13, ASM2315922v1, whole genome shotgun sequence window:
- the LOC125362161 gene encoding ARL14 effector protein: MDPCSVGVQLRTTNECHKTYYTRHTGFKTLQELSSNDMLLLQLRTGMTLSGNNTICFHHVKIYIDRFEDLQKSCCDPFNIHKKLAKKNLHVIDLDDATFLSAKFGRQLVPGWKLCPKCTQIINGSVDVDSEDRQRRKPELDGRTAKALRSLQFTNPGKQTEFAPETGKREKRRLTKSSTAGSDRQVIPAKSKVYDSQGLLIFSGMDLCDCLDEDCLGCFYACPSCGSTKCGAECRCDRKWLYEQIEIEGGEIIHNKHAG, from the exons ATGGATCCATGTTCAGTTGGAGTCCAGCTTCGTACCACAAATGAGTGCCATAAAACCTACTATACTCGTCATACAGGTTTCAAGACTTTGCAAGAATTGTCCTCAAATGATATGCTTTTACTTCAACTTAGAACTGGAATGACACTTTCTGGGAACAACACAATTTGCTTTCATCATGTAAAAATTTACATTGACAGATTTGAGGATTTGCAGAAGTCATGTTGTGACCCATTTAACATACACAAAAAGCTAGCCAAAAAGAATTTGCATGTTATTGACTTAGATGATGCAACTTTTCTGAGTGCAAAATTTGGAAGACAACTCGTACCTGGTTGGAAGCTTTGTCCAAAATGTACCCAGATAATCAATGGAAGTGTGGATGTTGATTCTGAGGACCGCCAGAGACGGAAACCTGAACTGGAT GGAAGAACTGCTAAAGCTTTGAGGTCACTACAGTTTACAAACCCAGGAAAGCAAACTGAATTTGCTCCAGAaactgggaaaagagaaaagaggaggctTACAAAAAGTTCAACTGCTGGATCAGACAG acaagtGATACCAGCAAAGAGTAAGGTCTACGACAGCCAAGGTCTCCTGATTTTCAGTGGGATGGACCTCTGTGACTGCCTCGATGAAGACTGCTTAGGATGTTTCTACGCTTGTCCCTCTTGTGGCTCTACCAAATGTGGGGCTGAATGCCGCTGTGACCGCAAGTGGCTCTATGAGCAAATAGAAATTGAAGGAGGAGAAATCATCCATAATAAGCATGCTGGATAA